The genomic interval GAAAGTGATCGTGGAAAAGCCATTTACCGTTGAGTTAAAAGAAGCAGAAGAACTGGCCGAGTTAGCGGAGAAGAAAGGATTATTTCTTTGTGTGTACCAGAACCGTCGTTATGATGGCGACTATTTAAGCGTAAAGAATGTGGTGGAGAAAAAGTTGTTGGGTGACCTGCGCGAAGTAGAGATCCGGTATGACCGGTACCGCCCCCATGCCGCTGGTAAACCTCATAAGGAAGGGGAACTTCCCGGGGCAGGGATTATTTACGATCTGGGTCCTCACCTTATTGACCAGGCTTTGCAATTATTTGGCTGGCCCAAAGCGGTCTTTGCCGATATCTGGCGTATGCGCCCCGATGTTCAGGCAACAGATTATTTTGAAATACTATTCTACTACACCGATTTCAGGGTTCGGTTAAAAGCTACCTGTATCGCCCGCGAACCATTTCCGGCCTATAGCCTGCATGGCATGAAAGGAAGTTTTTTCCAGGAACGTTCAGACCAACAGGAACAAAAATTATTGGCCGAAGTGCGGCCTTCTTTTGAGAATTGGTGTGGGGACCTGACACAACCAGATGGTTTATTGCACACCGAGATTGATGGGCAGGTAACAAGACAACAAACCATATCCCAACCCGGGAATTACATGTACTATTTTGATGATGTCTATAAAGCCTTAACCGGTCAGGGTCCCAATCCTGTACCAGCAGCAGATGGTGTAAAGACTATCCGAATCATTGATGCAGCCTGGAGGAGTTCGAAGGAAGGAAGGGGGGTGGAGGTTTGATGTTGGATTTGGATGACTGATGACAGATGACGGATGACGGATGACAGATGGCGGAGGCTTGCTGTGCGAGACCTCTGGTCTCGCACGATTCTCCCGTCGCCTCTGGCGACAGTTTTAATATCATAATTTAAATGAAAATGCTGTTATTCGCGTCGCCAGAGGCGACAAGATAAAAGTGCGAGACCAGAGGTCTCGCACAGCAAGCCTCCGCCATCTGTCATCCGTCATCCGTCATCTGTCATCAGTCATCCAAATCCAACATCCGTCCTCCAACAACCTACTTCCTAAACATCCTCTCCAATCCATCTTCCGTAAATTCCAGGAAAACCGGGTTGCCATCGGGAGTGGCATTGGGTTGTTGGCAGGCAAAGAGATCGGTGAGGAGTATGCGCATTTCGCGCTGGGTAAGACGCGTGCCGGGCCGGACGGATTGTTGACGGGCGAGGGAACGTATCAGTTTTTCCCTTTTTGAGAATTTAAGATCGCTGCTGAAATGCTTGTATTGTTCCAGCATAAAATCGATCACCACCTTTTCATTTCCCTGTTCCACATCAGCGGGGGTTCCCTGGATCACAAAACTATTTTTTCCAAAAGGCTCAATGCTATAACCGAGTACCAGCAGGTCGGGGATCAACTCCTGGAGAATGACCGCATCGGCCGGTGAAAGGTCGAGGGTGATGGGGAAGAGACTTCGCTGGGTGGCCATTGGTTTGCCCTCAGCCGCCGCAATCATTTTTTCATACAATACCCGCTCATGGGCCGACTGTTGGTGGATCAGTTTAAAACTGTTTCCAATCGGTAGCAGGATATAGGTATTCAGGAGTTGGGTCAACTCCGTATCTTCTGATAAAGCGATGTTGGCCAGGCTTGGGATGGCGGATTCTGTGGACTGAGTGGTTTTGGTTGGATCAAACTCTTTTTCAGTTGAACCCGCATAATCCGACCAGCTACCCAGATCACTTCTGGGGCTTTTTTCTATAAAATGCGCCTGGTGCTTTTGCGTAAAACCTTTGTACAGGGAAGAGGAAACCGCCTGTGATTTTTTATCATCGGTAAACGGTTGTTGTACAGATGACAATTGCTGGATGGAGGCATCGAGGTCAAAATCCAGTGTGGGTGTTACACTAAATTGGGCGAGTGCGTGTTTAATGGCTGCCTGTACAAACGCGTACACGATCTTTTCATCTTCAAATTTGATCTCCTGTTTGGTGGGGTGTACGTTCACATCTACCTGCTCCGGATCCAGATCAATAAAAAGCACATAGGCCGGAAAGCTGTCTGCCGGGATCATTTCCTGAAAGGCACTCATCACGGCATGGTGGAGATAGGGGCTTTTAATAAAACGGCTATTGACAAAAAAGTATTGATCACCCCGGGTCTTCTTGGCGGTCTCGGGTTTTCCTACAAATCCATAAATATTCAGATAATCCGTTTCTTCCTTTACCGTCACCAGTTTAGCGGCGTAGTTATTTCCCAGCAGTTGAACAATGCGTTGCTTGGGGCTACCGCCATCAAGGTGGAAGAGCTGCTGTCCATTACTGCTCAGGGAAAAGAAGATTTCCGGAAAGGCCATGGCCACCCGCGTGAATTCATCCAGGATATGGCGTAATTCAGCGGCATTGCTTTTCAAAAAATTCCGACGGGCGGGAACATTGAAGAAAAGATTCTTCATGGCTATACTGGTGCCGGCCTGGCAGGCCACGGGTTCCTGCTTTTTTACCACACTGTTTTCAACTTCGAGATAGGTGCCGGTGCTGTCTTCCACCCTTTTCGTTTTCAGTTCAACTTGTGCCACCGCCGCAATGGATGCCAGGGCTTCGCCCCGGAACCCCATGGTCCGAATCCGAAACAGATCTTCGATCTGACGGATTTTGGAAGTTGCATGCCGTTCAAAACACATCCGGGCATCGGTCTCACTCATGCCTTTGCCATTATCCACTACCTGAACAAGCGATTTGCCCGCATCGTTGATGAATAATTTGATCTCCGTGGCACCGGAATCCACCGCATTTTCCAATAGCTCCTTTACCGCGCTGGCAGGCCGTTGAATGACCTCGCCGGCGGCGATCTGGTTGGCTATGTTATCGGGGAGAAGTTGTATGATATCAGACACCGGGCAAAGGTATTATTAAAAATCGTGAATCGTGAGGCGTGAGTTTTGTGAGGCGTGAGTTTCGTGAGGCGTGAGTTTCGTAAGGCGTGAGTTTCGTGAGAGGTGAGACGTGAGGGGGTGAATGGTGAATAGTGAATAGTGAATGGGAATGCTGTAAATTTACAGGTATGCGAGCCAAGTATTTTTTAGTTTTATTCTTTATGGCCGGAACTGCCCAGGCCCAATTTTCTTCCCGCCTTACAGAATCAGAATGGGTAGATAGTGTGTTCAATTCACTGAATAAAGATCAAAAGATCGCGCAATTGATGATCATCCGTGCGCATTCTGACAAAGGGGATGAATATGCGGAAAAGGTGGCGGCCATTATTCGCCAGTACAATGTGGGCGGGCTCTGTTTCTTTCAGGGAGGCCCGGTACGGCAGGCCAATTATACCAACTACTATCAATCCATAGCCCAAACACCCCTGATGGTGACCATTGATGGCGAATGGGGCGTTGGTATGCGGTTGGATAGTGTTATAAAATTTCCTTATCAACTCACCTTGGGAGCACTATCCGATACCACGCTGGTGTACCAGATGGGACTTGCTGTAGGAGAACAATGTAAGCGCCTGGGGATACATGTCAACTATGCGCCCGTAGTGGATATCAATAATAACCCCAATAACCCCGTGATCGGATATCGTTCTTTTGGCGAAGACAAATACAAGGTAGCCCGACTTGGTGTGGCTTACATGCGGGGTATGCAGGATGCCGGTATCATGGCCTGTGCCAAGCATTTTCCCGGTCATGGTGATGTGGATGTTGATTCACACTATGATCTTCCGATCGTCAACAAGACCCGGAGCCAATTGGATTCCATGGAGCTGATGCCCTTTAAAGCCTTATTGGATGCGGGAGTAGGAAGCGTCATGGTCGCACACCTTTCCATCCCCTCTTTAGATGCTTCTCCCAATGTGGCCACCTCTATTTCAGCCCCGGCAGTGAATGGATTATTGAGAAAAGAATTGGGTTTTGCCGGACTCACCTTTACCGATGCCCTGGAAATGAAGGGTGTGGCAAAATATTTTCCCGGAGGTACAATCGCCGTCGAAGCCCTGGTGGCCGGTAATGATATGCTTTGTTTACCGGAGGATGTCCCCGAAGCGATCAAGGCTATCAAAGCCGCGATCAGACAAAAAAGATTGACCTGGGCCATCCTGGATGAAAAAGTAAAAAAGGCCCTTCGGGCCAAATATCAATTGGGGTTACCCAATCAAACCTTGATCGATACACGAAACCTGACCGAGGACCTGAATAAACAAACAGATAAGATCCGCGATGCCGTTGCACGCGCCACAATCACTTTAGTACGCTCAGAAACCGGGATATTACCCGTGCTACGCGATAAGAAAGTAGCTTTTGTCGGGATCGGCCTGAATAACCTGAATGTGTTTGGCACGCGTATCCAATTGGATCATCAGGCAGATACTTATTTATTTTCCTATAAGGAATCGGCAGACAAAGCGAATGAGATACTGGCCTCGCTTCAAAAAGGTCTCTACCAGGAAGTCGTGATCGGGGTTCATGGATTATCACTTCGACCGGCCAATCAATATAATATTTCCGGTGCGGCACTGGATTTATTTCGCCAGTTGCAGGCTTTTCCTTCCGTTACACTGGTGTTTGGCAATGTGCTTTCGCTTTCCTATTTCGCTGATGCTAAAAACCTGGTTGCCTGCTATCAGGATGATGATATAACAGCCAATGCGGCTGCTGATCTATTAAAAGGACGCATTACCCCTCAGGGAGTATTGCCTGTTTCCGTGGCCGGAAAGAAATTTGGCGAAGGCATCATTTATCATAAACAAACCAGCTCCCTGCATACACGCCCCCTGCCAGGCCTGGAGACCATCGACTCCATTGTGAACGATGCCATCGCACGAAAAGCCTTTCCGGGTTGTGTGATCCTTGCGGCCAAAGACGGGGCCATTGTTTACCAGAAAGCCTTTGGCCAGATCAGTTATCAGGGTGAAAGGAACATGGACATCAATGATATCTTTGACCTGGCCTCGGTTACCAAAGTAAGCGCCACCACGCTCGCCGTCATGAAATTGTATGATCAGGGTAAACTGGACCTGGATAAAACCCTGGGTGATTATCTGAAGATTGTAAAGGGAACAGATAAAGCAAATCTCAAATTGCGGGATGTTTTGCTGCACCGGGCTGGACTCGTACCCTTTATTGCTTTTTATAAAGAAGTCATCGATACGAGTACAGGGATACCTTCTTCTGTTTATTTTTCCCGGGAAAGAACCGGCGCATATACCATACGCGTAGCCGAAAACCTGTACATGCGCCAGGATTATCAGGATACCATGTTCCAACGGATATTGAAAAGTCCCTTGGGTACCCGGGGTAAATATGTGTACAGCGATAATGATTTTATCTTTTTGGGAAAAGTAGTGGAAGCTATTTCGGGTAAACCCCTGGATGTATATGTGCGCCAGGAATTTTATGAAAAAATGGGACTGCTGTCCTTAGGGTTCAAACCCCGGGAGAAGTACCCGCTTGATCAGATCATTCCGACCGAGACGGAACTTCATTTCCGAAATCAGGCGATAAGGGGTGATGTGCATGATGAAGGCGCTTCGATGTTTGGAGGAGTGGCCGGACATGCCGGACTTTTCTCAGATGCCTATGACCTCGGCACCCTGTATCAAATGCTGCTCAATGGAGGTGTGTTAAATGGAAAAAGATATCTCTCCGAAGAAACGATAAAACTCTTTACGGCCTATGGCTCCAGCGATTCCAGAAGGGGATTGGGGTTTGATAAACCGGAAAGGGAGCTAAAGAAAGGACAGGAGCCGTACCCAAGTGTATTGGCCTCGCCGGCTACATTTGGTCATACCGGGTTTACCGGTACTTGTGTATGGGTGGATCCAGAAAAAAAGATGGTGTATGTTTTTCTGTCCAATCGTGTTAACCCCACAAGGAATAATCGGGTACTGCTTGACCTGAATGTACGAGGTAAAGTGCAGGACGCCTTGTTTGAGGTGTTTAACCGCTAAGACTTAACTTCCCTGTTTACGATTATTACCACCCGTATTACCTCCCGGGCGACGATTTCTATTCTGCCCCTGGTTGGGGTTTCTGTTTGCACCACTACCGCCCTGGTGTGGTTTACGGGGTTGCTGTTGTTGTTGCTGGGATGATTGTTGATTTCCGCCACCACCTTGTTGGGGTCTGCGGGGTTGTTGCTGTTGTTTGTGCCGGCGTTTACGGTCCGCTTTTTCCAGGCTGCGCAAACTGATCTGGCCCACCACATCCACAAATTCAGGTTCTACTTCTTTTGGTTTGGATGATGTGACTTCCACCGCTTCAAGTTCATCGGGAATAATGCCCTGTCTGTTGAGCGATTTAATCTTTACCGCTCTTTCGATGGGAACCGGATATTGTTTACTGCTATCGGGCAGCATATACCACATCAGGTTCTTGAAAATATCTTTTTTGATCAGGTTGGCATTGCCTTTGGCTACCTGGATCGTATCGCAATCGTTGGGGAAACCCTGGAGGGCATCCAGATAGGTATCGAGTTCGTAATTGAGACAACATTTCAACCGTCCGCACTGACCGGATAATTTGGTCTGGTTGATGGACAGGTTTTGGTAACGTGCCGCGGCGGTATTCACCGATTTGAAATCAGTAAGCCAGGTACTGCAGCAGAGTTCGCGGCCGCAACTACCGATCCCACCCACTTTGGAACTTTCCTGGCGGGCACCGATCTGGCGCATTTCCACTTTTACCTTGAATTCCGAAGCATAAACTTTGATCAACTCCCGGAAATCCACACGCCCATCGGCGATATAGAAAAAGGTAGCCTTGCGTCCATCAGCCTGTATCTCCACTTCACTGATCTTCATGTCCAGCTTCAACTGCCGGGTAATGGCCCGGGCGCGGATCAGGGCTTCTTTTTCGCGTGATTTGGTATGTCTCCAGGTATCTATATCCCGTTCGCTCGATGGCCTCAGGACCTTTTTGATCTCTTCGCTTTGTTCTTTTACCCCGCGTTTCTTCATTTGCAGGCGTACCACTTCTCCGGTCAGGGACACTTCGCCTACATCAAAACCACTTACCCCCTCCACGGTAATAAAATCGCCTTTTTCAAATAAATGCAAGGTGGTATTGCGGAAAAAATCTTTCCGGCTACCATTATTGAAGCTCACCTCTATGATGCGGCAATAGCTGTCCTGATCTACCATAGGCAGATTAATCAGCCAGTCGTAGGCATTCATCCGGTTGCAACTACCTGTGCTGCAACCACCATTGCTCTTACATCCTTTAGGGGAACAGTTTCCGCAACCCATTCAGCCAGATAAAAATTATTTTTAATAATAGATTGGAATGGGAGGAGACGCCTGCTGTGGTAATATTTATATTGATTCGCAGAGAAAACAAGGAATCAGCCACTTACACAAAACCTCACCGCCCAATCCTGACCCTCCTTTCCGCACATGCCATTTCCGGGGTCAATGATTCAAAAATACAATTTTGTCCTGAATGATATGGTAAAGTTTGATCGTAAGGGCATGAAAGAGCATTTTCGCATTAGCATTTCTTTCTATATAATAACTGGCCTTATCCAATTCCTCCACCAGGGCCTGTTGTTGTTCCAGGCTGGCTATTTTATTGAGGCGGTGGGCAAAATCCAGTTCTTTTTCGGGCAGGGGGAGCTGTCCCATTATCCGGAGCCGTATGGCCTGCTGGAGCAGGTGGTTGAAATACCGTAGGAATTGCTTCTGTTTTTCCCGTCCAAGCCTGCTTACCTCCTCCACCCATTTGGTCTGGGCAACGGGTCCGGTTTTCAGGGTGGCATTCAGCCAATCGCGGAGCAGGGACTGCCAGTCTTCTTCGGCATGCTGGAGCAATTGGAGCGCTTCGCGGTAGTTACCCTCGCTTATACCCGCCGTCTGGTGTGCCAGTTCAGGTGCGGTCTTGTTTCTTTCGATCAGGGCTGAAGCGATTTCCTGGTCAGTCAGTGCAGGGATCTTTATTAATTGGCAACGCGACAGGATGGTGGGCAGAATGAGCGACTCATTTTCGGCCACCAATATAAATAGTGTATCAGGTGGTGGCTCCTCGATCAGCTTGAGTAATTTGTTTCCTTCATTGCCCAGGTATTCGGGCATCCACATGACAAGTACTTTGTAGTCGCTTTCAAAACTCTTGAGACTTAGCTTGCGGAGGATATCATTACACTCTGCGGCCGTGATATTGCCTTGTTTATTTTCTGCCCCAATAAACTGAAGCCAGTCAAATACATTTCCGTAAGGATATGATTTGAAGAACTCCCTCCATTCTGTGATATAATCCGTGCTCAGCGGAGGGGTGCCAGATTTTTTTGTTACAACAGGATAGGCATAGTGAATATCGGGATGAACCAGTTGTTGAACCTTGGTACAGGCCGGGCAGGTGCCACAGGCATCTTCACCTTTTTGCGTACAAACCAGGTATTGGGCAAGGGCATAGGCCAGTCCTAAGGCACCATTTCCCTCTTTTCCCAAAAACAACAAGGCATGGCTAAGCCTGTTCTGGGTAATGAGTTCTCTGAGGTCATTCTTCACGGCTTCCTGGCCTATAACATCGCGAAAGGACATGCAGCGAAATTAGGGGATTACCCCCTAAACTTATTTAAGTTAACTTTGTTCTTCACGAAAACACACGATCATGAAAACGCTTCTTCTCGCCATTACCCTGTTCTTTGTCGCCACCTCCGTATATGATTTCAAAGTTCCCGGCCTCGAAGGCGGCGAGATCGATCTTTCCAAATACAAGGGCAAAAAGATCCTGATCGTGAATACCGCCTCTAAATGCGGGTACACCTACCAATATGAGGGACTGGAAAAACTCTATACTACTTACAAGGATAAACTGGTGATCATTGGATTTCCCGCCAATAATTTCAGACAGCAAGAGCCGGGTACCAATGACGAGATCGCTGAATTCTGCAAAAAGAATTATGGAGTTAGCTTCCCAATGGCGGAGAAGGTTTCAGTAAAAGGCGATGATATTCATCCGCTCTTTAAATACCTCGTGGCCGAAGCAGAAGCTAAGGGTATTACTGACCCCATCAAATGGAATTTTACCAAATTTCTGGTTGATGAAAAAGGAAAACTGATCACGGTGTTTTCCTCGAAAGTGGAGCCAATGAGTGATGAGGTGACGAAGTATTTGAACTAGGGACGTGAGACGTGAATCGTGAGACGTGAGGCGTCAGTAGTAAGGGGCGAAATAAGTTGTAAGTTTCCTACTCACGATTCACGTCTCACGTCTCCCACATCTCCCGCCTCCACTACTGCCTTTCATAGCACCCCAGATCAGGTAATCCTACGGGACGCGGCTTTCCATCGAGATCAATGGAAACGGAGCTGTTGACTCCGGCATTCAAAACCGGTGAGTTGTCCCTTAACCTGAAATTGTAGTAATGCTTACTGGTGTTGATACTATCAAATGCGGGTGGTAGATTATTGAGATTGGAAATGGAATTTATCCCCGATGGTTCCTGCGACTGTTTCCACAGATTATGATCAAAGGTCACATTGAATGGATCGGAGCCCACTTTAAGCACGGTCACTTCATTTTCAACAATACCATTTTCCCCCCAAAAGATGCAGTTGCGGAAGGTAGCAGTCAGGTTGGCTGTCACCGGAATATTATTTGCGGACACATAGTTGGTAAGTAGCAAAACAGGGTCCTTGTGAACCAGGTAGGTATTTGAATAACTGGCAACTGTGCAATGTTCAAAAAGATAGACACCGCCTTTGACCAACATCAGGTTCTTACCACAGTTGCTGATCAGGCAATTTCGGGCATTGATGGCACTATTGAATGAAAGGATGCCGGCATCGTAGGCGTTTTCAATGATACATTCCAGCAAGGTGAGCTTGGGATTGGCATTGATGGAGGGGTCCTGAACCGCTATGGCCTGGTAGGCATTTTTGATAACTGCAAATTGAAGAAAGTTATCATGACTGGTGGGGGTAAAGAAGATCCCGGGCCAGGAAGCCGGAAAATCGGCATAAGGCAGGTCTAACCTGTCTCCCTGAAAGTATACCCTGTCAATACTATCCTTTTCGCCATTGACCTGTAAACGTCCATTAATTATGAGTGGTGCATCAGCATGTACATATACGCGACACCCTTTTTCAATTTGGAGATGACCTGAAGTGGCCACTTCCAATGAACCCAGGATCACATAGGGAAGGTCATTGGTCCAGGTTTCGTTTCCCGAAATAACCTTATCCCGGAAAAAATGGGCATTCTGCCCCCATGCCTCCAGTTGAACAAATTGTTCGTTGCCATTATATGCAATGCGTACACTATCGCGTACAACAAAAGGAAGTATATCGGTGCTGGGGTCAATGCGGAGATTGACATATACATAGGAACTGTCATTCGGCGCCAGCTCCAGGTCCTGTATTTCCGGTCCGGGTGTACCATCGGCATTGATGTGATATACGGAACCTGCTCCACCCATGATACGGATGGAGGAGATCAATAATTTTTGGTCATTGTCGTTCCGAACCTTGAAATATTGGGTAACCGAACCAGCCGTTGTAAATACTGTATCAAAGTGCAGGGTATCTGCGCTTATCGTAACCCGCGCATCCGGGCTGGTGATAAAGCTATCCTTCCGGCAGGAAAAGAAGATAAGGAGAAATAAGGGAAGCGGAAGGAGTTTGCGCATGGGTCAAAATTAACCATTTATCTCTATTGCCGTTAGCTGCCGGCAATACAGAGTACGGCGATATGAAGGTGGATGTTTCCGGCTTTCAAAAGTTCCTGGCCACAGGAATCAAGCGTAGCCCCCGTTGTTACCACATCATCTACAAGAAGAAGAGATTTTCCTTTTATCGCAGCAGGGTCCTTTAAGTCAAATTTTCCATCTATGTTCTTCCATCTTTCCAATCTTCCTTTTTTGGTTTGTGTTTCTGTGTGCTCCGGACGAATGATAACGTCATTCAAAACCGGCAGACCGGTCACCAACGATATTCCTTCACTGATCAGTTGTGCCTGATTATACCCTCTTTGTCTTTCTTTTTTAGGGAATAGGGGTAATGGGATCAGGGCATCCAGCGAACCCGGTGCATGGAATTGCGCAATGGCCTTACCCAGGTTTTTTCCCAGTTGTATGGCCAGCGCGCGATTGCCTTTGTATTTTATTTCGTGTAATAATTTTTGTATGGCGCCTCCTTTATTGAAATAATAGAGACTGGATGCAGAGCGAAGGGGCAAACGCCCCCAGAATAATTTCTCTACGGGATTGTCAGGCAAACCGGTGAACCCGGTTTCGGGAAGATCGAGGAGGCAGGGGCCGCAGACTTCGCTGTCTCTTTCGAGCAGGTCTGATTGACAGGAGGCACAGGTGTGGGGGAAAAGGAGGGATAACATCGGGTACAGATTTTACGAATTAGATTATTTGCACGAATTTTTTATTTCTCGCGGCGCACGCAAGGAGGCGACGTGCGCTGCGGCTGCAGGTAGGTCGAAAAGGAGAGGGCCTCCGCGTCCGCCAGATTCTTTGCGTGCGCCGCGAGAAAAAATCCGTAAAATCGACGCAATCAAATGAGTTTTCGAACCACGCTAGGAAAACAAATAACGGTACAACTCTTCCACTCGCCCCATCGGTACAACTTCGATATCGAACTTTTTGGAGGAGGGGCTTTTGGAATTGTATTTGGAGACGATGATCTTTTCAAATCCAAGTTTTTCTGCTTCCGCAATACGTTGATCAATGCGGTTAACGGCGCGGATCTCGCCACTGAGGCCTACTTCGCCGGCAAAACACATATTGGAGGGAAGGACGGCATCTTCATACGAAGAAAGCAAGGCACAGAGTACGGCCAGGTCAATGGAAGGGTCTTCGACCTTTATGCCACCTGCAATGTTGAGGAATACATCCTTTACGCCAAAATGGAAACCGCCTCTTTTTTCCAACACTGCCAGGAGTAGTTGCAGACGACGCAGATCAAAACCACTGACGGTGCGTTGCGGTGTGCCATAAACGGATTGGGTGACCAGGGCCTGGACCTCGATCAATAAAGGACGCATGCCTTCGATGGTTGCGGCAATGGCAATACCACTCAGGGCTTCTTCTTTTTGGGTGATGAGTATCTCACTGGGGTTGGATACTACCCGCATACCGGCATCGGTCATTTCATAAATGCCTAATTCGGCGGTGCTGCCAAAACGGTTCTTCAGGGTGCGTATGATGCGATAGGCATAATGACGGTCGCCTTCGAACTGAAGGACCGTGTCTACCATATGTTCTAATATCTTGGGACCCGCAATGGAACCATCCTTGGTGATATGTCCGATCAGGAATACCGGGGTATTGGTTTCCTTGGCAAATCGCTGAAATTCCGCCGTACATTCCCGTATCTGCGAAACACTTCCCGGGGAGGATTCGATGAATGGTGTGTGCAGGGTTTGGATCGAATCAATTATGACCAATCCTGGTTTTAGTTTTTTGATCTCCTGGAAAATGATCTGTGTGGATGTTT from Chitinophagales bacterium carries:
- a CDS encoding glutathione peroxidase, with the translated sequence MKTLLLAITLFFVATSVYDFKVPGLEGGEIDLSKYKGKKILIVNTASKCGYTYQYEGLEKLYTTYKDKLVIIGFPANNFRQQEPGTNDEIAEFCKKNYGVSFPMAEKVSVKGDDIHPLFKYLVAEAEAKGITDPIKWNFTKFLVDEKGKLITVFSSKVEPMSDEVTKYLN
- the mutL gene encoding DNA mismatch repair endonuclease MutL, which encodes MSDIIQLLPDNIANQIAAGEVIQRPASAVKELLENAVDSGATEIKLFINDAGKSLVQVVDNGKGMSETDARMCFERHATSKIRQIEDLFRIRTMGFRGEALASIAAVAQVELKTKRVEDSTGTYLEVENSVVKKQEPVACQAGTSIAMKNLFFNVPARRNFLKSNAAELRHILDEFTRVAMAFPEIFFSLSSNGQQLFHLDGGSPKQRIVQLLGNNYAAKLVTVKEETDYLNIYGFVGKPETAKKTRGDQYFFVNSRFIKSPYLHHAVMSAFQEMIPADSFPAYVLFIDLDPEQVDVNVHPTKQEIKFEDEKIVYAFVQAAIKHALAQFSVTPTLDFDLDASIQQLSSVQQPFTDDKKSQAVSSSLYKGFTQKHQAHFIEKSPRSDLGSWSDYAGSTEKEFDPTKTTQSTESAIPSLANIALSEDTELTQLLNTYILLPIGNSFKLIHQQSAHERVLYEKMIAAAEGKPMATQRSLFPITLDLSPADAVILQELIPDLLVLGYSIEPFGKNSFVIQGTPADVEQGNEKVVIDFMLEQYKHFSSDLKFSKREKLIRSLARQQSVRPGTRLTQREMRILLTDLFACQQPNATPDGNPVFLEFTEDGLERMFRK
- a CDS encoding ComF family protein produces the protein MLSLLFPHTCASCQSDLLERDSEVCGPCLLDLPETGFTGLPDNPVEKLFWGRLPLRSASSLYYFNKGGAIQKLLHEIKYKGNRALAIQLGKNLGKAIAQFHAPGSLDALIPLPLFPKKERQRGYNQAQLISEGISLVTGLPVLNDVIIRPEHTETQTKKGRLERWKNIDGKFDLKDPAAIKGKSLLLVDDVVTTGATLDSCGQELLKAGNIHLHIAVLCIAGS
- a CDS encoding Gfo/Idh/MocA family oxidoreductase; the protein is MTPISTGIASYGMSGKLFHAPFIDVHPGFELSGIVERNRTDSRARYPDSKLFRSFEELLADDHIELVIVNTPTLTHFDYTKAALLAGKKVIVEKPFTVELKEAEELAELAEKKGLFLCVYQNRRYDGDYLSVKNVVEKKLLGDLREVEIRYDRYRPHAAGKPHKEGELPGAGIIYDLGPHLIDQALQLFGWPKAVFADIWRMRPDVQATDYFEILFYYTDFRVRLKATCIAREPFPAYSLHGMKGSFFQERSDQQEQKLLAEVRPSFENWCGDLTQPDGLLHTEIDGQVTRQQTISQPGNYMYYFDDVYKALTGQGPNPVPAADGVKTIRIIDAAWRSSKEGRGVEV
- a CDS encoding serine hydrolase; its protein translation is MRAKYFLVLFFMAGTAQAQFSSRLTESEWVDSVFNSLNKDQKIAQLMIIRAHSDKGDEYAEKVAAIIRQYNVGGLCFFQGGPVRQANYTNYYQSIAQTPLMVTIDGEWGVGMRLDSVIKFPYQLTLGALSDTTLVYQMGLAVGEQCKRLGIHVNYAPVVDINNNPNNPVIGYRSFGEDKYKVARLGVAYMRGMQDAGIMACAKHFPGHGDVDVDSHYDLPIVNKTRSQLDSMELMPFKALLDAGVGSVMVAHLSIPSLDASPNVATSISAPAVNGLLRKELGFAGLTFTDALEMKGVAKYFPGGTIAVEALVAGNDMLCLPEDVPEAIKAIKAAIRQKRLTWAILDEKVKKALRAKYQLGLPNQTLIDTRNLTEDLNKQTDKIRDAVARATITLVRSETGILPVLRDKKVAFVGIGLNNLNVFGTRIQLDHQADTYLFSYKESADKANEILASLQKGLYQEVVIGVHGLSLRPANQYNISGAALDLFRQLQAFPSVTLVFGNVLSLSYFADAKNLVACYQDDDITANAAADLLKGRITPQGVLPVSVAGKKFGEGIIYHKQTSSLHTRPLPGLETIDSIVNDAIARKAFPGCVILAAKDGAIVYQKAFGQISYQGERNMDINDIFDLASVTKVSATTLAVMKLYDQGKLDLDKTLGDYLKIVKGTDKANLKLRDVLLHRAGLVPFIAFYKEVIDTSTGIPSSVYFSRERTGAYTIRVAENLYMRQDYQDTMFQRILKSPLGTRGKYVYSDNDFIFLGKVVEAISGKPLDVYVRQEFYEKMGLLSLGFKPREKYPLDQIIPTETELHFRNQAIRGDVHDEGASMFGGVAGHAGLFSDAYDLGTLYQMLLNGGVLNGKRYLSEETIKLFTAYGSSDSRRGLGFDKPERELKKGQEPYPSVLASPATFGHTGFTGTCVWVDPEKKMVYVFLSNRVNPTRNNRVLLDLNVRGKVQDALFEVFNR
- the radA gene encoding DNA repair protein RadA, which encodes MSKARSTFFCQNCGHESVKWLGQCPSCLQWNTFVEEVVQKEVKGKDKDWKDYHEGKRIQRTIPLQDVQAGEEKRIATNDKELNRVLGGGIVPGSLVLIAGEPGIGKSTLFLQSGLELTGVSTLYISGEESEQQIKMRADRLHRSNEDFYLLTETSTQIIFQEIKKLKPGLVIIDSIQTLHTPFIESSPGSVSQIRECTAEFQRFAKETNTPVFLIGHITKDGSIAGPKILEHMVDTVLQFEGDRHYAYRIIRTLKNRFGSTAELGIYEMTDAGMRVVSNPSEILITQKEEALSGIAIAATIEGMRPLLIEVQALVTQSVYGTPQRTVSGFDLRRLQLLLAVLEKRGGFHFGVKDVFLNIAGGIKVEDPSIDLAVLCALLSSYEDAVLPSNMCFAGEVGLSGEIRAVNRIDQRIAEAEKLGFEKIIVSKYNSKSPSSKKFDIEVVPMGRVEELYRYLFS